The genomic region AAAAAATTTAAAGCCATTCTGGAACGAGTTATGTCAGGAGATGTCGAACAGCTTGTGGTCGGGCACAAAGACAGATTGGCAAGATTTGGATTTGAGTTGCTCAAATGGATTTGCGAACTCAACCATACAGAACTCGTGGTTTGCAACAACACAGAACTTAGTCCAGAAAAAGAAATGGTGGAAGACATACTGGCAATCGTTCACGTCTTCTCTTGCCGACTCTATGGACTCAGGAAATACAAGTCTCAAATCAAAGAAGATCCGGGTTTACCCTGAAACCGAATTAAAGATGACTTGGCGCAAGTGGCTGGCAGCTAGCAGATATTGCTATAACGCCGGAATGGCAAGATTACGCGATACTTACTTTGAAGGGCTTAAATTACCTAGTGCTTATGACTTGCGTCAGGTGGTGATGTCGAATATCCCGGAATGGGTAAATTCAACTCCCTTTAATTTGCGTGGAGCGGCGGTGCTCGACGCTCATGCCGCCTTTAAAAACACTCCCAAAGAACACAAGCTGAGGCCAAAGTTTCGGAGTTGCCGTCAACCCGTTTCATCCTTTAAGTTACAGTCTCAAAACTGGAGAGGGGGCACGACCTACCCAACGCACAAAACCGAGTCAGGAATTAAGCTAAAGGAGCTAAAAGTTAATGCCAGTGAAGAAATACCAGCAGCGATTCCGAGCGATTTTAATGTCATTTTGGATCGAGGTAGATGGTTTATAGCCTACACCGTCGAAGAGGAAAGGCTGACCAATCCTCATCAACAGGCGATCGCCCTAGACCCTGGAGTGAGAACTTTTTTGACTGGTTTTGACGGCAACAAGGTCATTGAACTAGGCAACGGCTCAATCTCGCGCATTGTCAAGCTCTGTAAGCGTTTAGATCGGATTCAGTCAGAAACTGCTAAAGCTAAAGGTAGAGACAATAAGCGCGAAAGATTCAAGCTAAGAAAGCTGGCTCGGCAGCTAAGAATAAAAATTAGAAACCTGGTTGATGAATGTCACAAAAAGACTGCTGCTTTCTTGACCTCTAATTACTCCCAGGTCATTATTCCCGACTTTAAGTCATCGTCTATGGTCTACAGAGCCAAGCGAAAGATTAACCATAAAACAGCACGTTCTTTGCTCACTTGGGCGCACTACCGCTTTAAACAGAGGCTGGTTCACCAAGCAGTTAAACGAGGCTGCCAGGTAATAGAAGTCACGGAAGAATATACAAGCAAAACCTGCTCAAAATGCGGGCAGATTCACAATCGGCTAGGCGGTTCTAAGAAATTTATCTGCCCCAATTGCTCCCATAGAATCGACCGGGATGCTAATGGCAGTATCAATGTCTTCTTGAAAACAATCTCTGGCAATTAGCCAGAGCCAGGTAAGATAGCACCTAATACACAGTATTACTAGGTTTTACCAGTAATTACCGGGTTAAAGACTATCTGCTACCGACTCGCGGACATGAGGTAGCAAACGGCTGGGTTCATCTGTCGAGTACACGAGGAGAACTGCTCCGGTTGGGTTCTTCGACCGAGCAAACGGCGAGTGTGGTTTTTGATTTCGATCGCAACGGCGTTAATGATTTCGCGATCGCCGCTCGCAGTCGCGGACCGTCGATTGTAGGATATCGGCGGTCCGCGACGGGGTGGGACGCTTACGCGATCGAACCGGAGACCTTAGCGATTGAAGCGGGGGGAGTCGATTACGACATTGACGGGGACGGCGATCGCGATCTGGATGTCGTCGTCGGCGAGCATCAGTTGGAGCATCCGGAAACCGCGAAAGTCTATTGGTTTGAGAATCGCGACGGTGTGGGTCTTCAGTGGAAGTCCCATCTGGTTGCCGTGGGCGACGAACACCATGACGGCACTCAGGCGATCGATCTCGATCGCGACGGCGATCTCGACTTGATTTCGATCGGTTGGGGACACGATCGCGTTCTCATTTACGAAAATATAAGGGTTTCGGGCGATCTTCATGCAAGTCCCGAGCCATAAACTCCGAAGAAATACGCATGGCACCCCTGCACGAAGGAGAAAATTGGCAAAAATTCCGTATTTCTTCTTAAAGTTCTCATCAAGATTAAATAAAGTTTTCATCAAAACTCCGTGAAGATGCTTACATCTGGACGGGGATCGGATTATGATGGGGAAGAATTCACGAGGATTTAGCGCGCTTGGATCCTTTTGGGATTGGGTCGATCGCCATCTCAGGTATTGAAAAACATCATCGGAGAACGTCCTTTTTGAAGTGACGATCTCGACCTAGAGGGTTTCTTTTGGAAAACCCCAAGTTTTACCTTGCAATTGACTATATTTAACTTATTTTTTCAATACCTGACCTGGGCTTTTAGCACAAATAGGGCTGTATCTTACTTAGTTGGATGACAAGAAATGGATCGTCAACTTGAACAGACAAACAAATATGCTTCTGGCTCTTTATGGTCTCAAATTGCTTTTATCGACCCGAGTATTGACGATTATTCGGTCTTAACTGCCACGTGTGCGGCAAACATTCAAGTTATTATTTTAAATTCTAGTAAAAGTGTAGTTAGTCAGATCGATGAAGCCTTAAAAGGGGAGAATTACCTAGAAGCAATTCATCTAGTGACACATGGAAAACCGGGAGAGCTAAGATTAGGAAATCATGCCCTGAATCGGGAACAACTCGATCGCTACTCCTCCTTATTTAAGCAATGGAAAGAGCGTCATCCAGCACTTTCAATTTTACTTTATGGCTGCAACGTTGCCGCCGGAGAACGAGGCGCCCGCTTTGTCGAACGGCTGCATGAAATTACGGAGGCGGCGATCGCTGCTTCGACCCGAGCGGTCGGCTCTCACTTATTAGGGGGAAGCTGGGAGCTCGACTTCAAGATCGGCCAGCCCATCTCTGACCTAGCCTGGTCCAAAGCCGTCCGCGATCGTTACCACTTCGTGTTTTCCGACCCCTTCGCCTCAGACGACTTCAACAGCAGCAGCCTAGGGACAAACTGGACATTCATCAACCCGAGAGGAGACAGCAACTACAGCCTCACCGGAACCGGAACCAGCGACGCCTACCTAGAACTGCAAGTAGCAGGAGGAACCTCCCACGATGCTTGGAAAAGTAGCAACAACAGCGTGAGAGTCATGCAAGGGGCGGGGAACGAAGACTTTGAAACCGAAGTCAAATTCGCCAGCGAACCGAGCCAAGCCTATCAACTGCAAGGAATCCTGGTCGAACAAGACAGCAGCAACTGGTTGAGATTCGACACGTATCACAACGGAGAAAGCCTGCGCCTGTTTGCCGCGACCACGAGCAACAACAACTCGCAAGTGAGAATCGACCAAGCGATCGCCAGTGGAAGCGCCAACTACCTCAAACTCAACCGCCAAGGGGATCTGTGGAGTCTGAGTTATTCCACAGACGGACAAAATTGGAATAGCGCCGGAAGTTTCAGCCACAGCCTGACGGCGAACGCGATCGGGCCATTTGCAGGCAATGCAGGCAATTCCCCAGCATTTACCGCTCAAATCGATTACTTTTTCAACACCGCCGCGCCGATTGTCCCCGAAGACGAACCCCTACCGAATCAAGCCCCCGTCGCCAACGACGACAGCAAAACCTTAGAACCCGGGGAAGCCGTTACTGTAGCAATTTTGGACAACGACAGCGACAGCGACGGCAACTTAGACCCGAGTAGCATCGCCATTGTAGACGCGCCGAGTGCGGGAACTGTCAGCATCGACGCCAATGGGGTAGTCACCTACAGTCACGACGGGTCGGCTACCACAGCAGACAGTTTTACTTATACTGTCGCCGACGACGATGGGGACCTGTCCAATCTGGCGACAGTGAATTTAAGTATCGCCCCCAATCAAGCCCCGATCGCGAGTGATGATAGTGCAAGCGTCACCATTGGGGAAGCGGTCGATGTAGCGATTCTGGACAACGACAATGACAGCGACGGCAACTTAGACCCGAGTAGCATCGCGATTGTAGACCAACCGAGTGCGGGAACTGTCAGCATCGACGCCACGACTGGGGTAGTTACCTACAGTCACGACGGGTCGGCTACCACAGCAGACAGTTTTACTTATACTGTCGCCGACGACGACACCGCCGTTTCCAATCTGGCGACGGTGAATGTGAGTATCCAGGAACAGGCGATCGCCTTCGCCTCAGACGACTTCAACAGCAGCAGCCTAGGGACAAACTGGACATTCATCAACCCGAGAGGAGACAGCAACTACAGCCTCACCGGAACCGGAACCAGCGACGCCTACCTAGAACTGCAAGTAGCAGGAGGAACCTCCCACGATGCTTGGAAAAGCAGCAACAACAGCGTGAGAGTCATGCAAGGGGCGGGGAACGAAGACTTTGAAACCGAAGTCAAATTCGCCAGCGAACCGAGCCAAGCCTATCAACTGCAAGGAATCCTGGTCGAACAAGACAGTAGCAACTGGTTGAGATTCGACACCTATCACGACGGAGAAAGCCTGCGCCTATTCGCCGCGACCACGAGCAACAACAACTCGCAAGTGAGAATCGACCAAGCGATCGCCAGTGGAAGCGCCAACTACCTCAAACTCAACCGCCAAGGGGATCTGTGGAGTCTGAGTTATTCCACAGACGGACAAAATTGGAATAGCGCCGGAAGTTTCAGCCACAGCCTGACGGCGAACGCGATCGGGCCA from Oxynema aestuarii AP17 harbors:
- a CDS encoding RNA-guided endonuclease InsQ/TnpB family protein, with amino-acid sequence MDSGNTSLKSKKIRVYPETELKMTWRKWLAASRYCYNAGMARLRDTYFEGLKLPSAYDLRQVVMSNIPEWVNSTPFNLRGAAVLDAHAAFKNTPKEHKLRPKFRSCRQPVSSFKLQSQNWRGGTTYPTHKTESGIKLKELKVNASEEIPAAIPSDFNVILDRGRWFIAYTVEEERLTNPHQQAIALDPGVRTFLTGFDGNKVIELGNGSISRIVKLCKRLDRIQSETAKAKGRDNKRERFKLRKLARQLRIKIRNLVDECHKKTAAFLTSNYSQVIIPDFKSSSMVYRAKRKINHKTARSLLTWAHYRFKQRLVHQAVKRGCQVIEVTEEYTSKTCSKCGQIHNRLGGSKKFICPNCSHRIDRDANGSINVFLKTISGN
- a CDS encoding FG-GAP-like repeat-containing protein; amino-acid sequence: MGSSTEQTASVVFDFDRNGVNDFAIAARSRGPSIVGYRRSATGWDAYAIEPETLAIEAGGVDYDIDGDGDRDLDVVVGEHQLEHPETAKVYWFENRDGVGLQWKSHLVAVGDEHHDGTQAIDLDRDGDLDLISIGWGHDRVLIYENIRVSGDLHASPEP